A part of Palaemon carinicauda isolate YSFRI2023 chromosome 8, ASM3689809v2, whole genome shotgun sequence genomic DNA contains:
- the LOC137644762 gene encoding homeobox protein OTX1 A-like, with amino-acid sequence MAAKYLDRYAHIFNPSIPFPPTTQLFQQFVWFKNRRAKCRQQAQQQNANSGGNANNNNSSNNNSTNNTATTITATPASNNNDSTKAAAPRPKKIKSPSTPSPPPPVIKSSPRPASPAYKPPSVSPASAHTPPNTTPTPTPLHTYGSFQTAPPTTDHSNSYSSLWAPTSLRPMGDLHVSTGNCMQTPSYHMSSSKSPGSSWNQNYGPASYYGNMSMEYLPHHMGAHAQFTPVSNHMGGFQQMGGHMMSSHTMMGSQHYSRAAAVTPVQGVTAPASQDCMDFGEKFQVL; translated from the coding sequence GTCTGGTTCAAGAACCGCAGGGCCAAGTGTCGCCAACAAGCTCAGCAACAGAACGCCAACAGCGGCGGcaatgccaacaacaacaacagcagcaataacaaTAGCACCAACAACACCGCCACCACCATCACTGCCACCCCAGCCTCCAACAACAACGACAGCACCAAGGCCGCAGCCCCTCGACCCAAGAAGATCAAGAGCCCCAGCACGCCCTCACCCCCACCCCCAGTTATCAAGTCCTCCCCCCGCCCGGCCTCCCCGGCCTACAAGCCTCCTTCGGTCTCGCCAGCATCAGCACACACGCCGCCCAACACCACCCCCACGCCCACACCATTACACACATACGGCTCGTTCCAGACAGCGCCCCCTACAACAGACCATTCCAACAGCTACTCGTCCTTGTGGGCGCCCACAAGCCTCCGCCCAATGGGCGACCTTCACGTGTCCACTGGCAACTGCATGCAGACGCCCTCCTACCACATGAGCAGCAGCAAGAGTCCCGGCTCCTCCTGGAACCAGAACTACGGCCCAGCCTCATATTACGGCAATATGAGCATGGAGTACCTGCCACACCACATGGGCGCCCACGCACAGTTCACGCCCGTCAGTAACCACATGGGGGGTTTCCAACAAATGGGCGGCCACATGATGAGCTCCCACACCATGATGGGCAGCCAACACTACTCCCGCGCTGCCGCAGTCACCCCGGTGCAGGGCGTGACCGCCCCTGCTTCGCAGGACTGCATGGACTTCGGGGAGAAGTTCCAGGTCCTCTGA